The following proteins are co-located in the Bosea sp. AS-1 genome:
- a CDS encoding glycine betaine ABC transporter substrate-binding protein gives MKLPSRILAVAAIATAWAMPLQAKPIVVGGKNFTEQLLLTEITAQLLVKKGFEVEKRDGLGSQVLRDAQVNGQVDVYWEYTGTSLVTYNKINERLDAKDTYERVKALDAKVGLSWLKPSAANNTYALAVRQENPKTDAIKTLSDLASVFNADKDKPVIAVNAEFPGRPDGLPGLQSTYGFKTSRANLRSMDSGLTYQALKDGQVDVALVFATDGRIQGFKFRVLTDDKGFFPNYAAVPVVRTEVLKANPKLEEALEALSAKLDDEVLQGLNAKVDVEKASIPDVSQEFLKAAGLI, from the coding sequence ATGAAGCTTCCATCCAGGATTCTTGCCGTGGCGGCGATCGCAACCGCCTGGGCGATGCCGTTGCAGGCCAAGCCGATCGTCGTAGGAGGCAAGAACTTCACCGAACAGCTTCTGCTCACCGAGATCACGGCGCAGCTTCTCGTGAAGAAGGGCTTCGAGGTCGAGAAGCGCGACGGGCTGGGCTCGCAGGTCCTGCGCGACGCGCAGGTGAACGGCCAGGTCGATGTGTACTGGGAGTACACCGGCACCTCGCTTGTGACCTACAATAAGATCAATGAGCGGCTGGACGCCAAGGACACCTATGAGCGCGTCAAGGCGCTCGACGCAAAGGTCGGCCTCTCCTGGCTCAAGCCCTCGGCTGCGAACAACACCTATGCGCTTGCCGTCCGCCAGGAGAACCCGAAGACGGACGCGATCAAGACGCTCTCGGATCTCGCCAGCGTCTTCAACGCGGACAAGGACAAGCCGGTGATCGCGGTCAACGCCGAATTCCCGGGCCGCCCCGATGGCCTGCCGGGCCTGCAGTCGACCTACGGCTTCAAGACGAGCCGCGCCAATCTGAGGTCGATGGATTCCGGGCTGACCTATCAGGCCCTCAAGGATGGGCAGGTCGACGTCGCGCTGGTCTTCGCGACCGACGGGCGGATCCAGGGCTTCAAGTTTCGCGTCCTGACCGACGACAAGGGCTTCTTCCCCAATTACGCCGCCGTTCCGGTGGTGCGGACCGAAGTGCTGAAGGCCAATCCGAAGCTTGAAGAAGCGCTCGAAGCCCTCTCGGCCAAGCTCGACGACGAAGTCCTGCAGGGGCTCAACGCCAAAGTCGATGTCGAGAAGGCCTCGATCCCGGACGTCTCGCAGGAATTTCTGAAAGCCGCCGGGCTCATCTGA